One segment of Paraburkholderia bonniea DNA contains the following:
- a CDS encoding phospholipase D family protein: MPVFRCFTLRAAVRSSEQHLTPACVIWLGTLVLLLSACASRPPASAFERSVTHALSTAAANATPLGRALSAPEAAHPAQSGFRLLSNGAEALQMRIALARAATQTLDLQYYIANEDTTGKLLLGTALYAADQGVRVRMLVDDLNFKDIGRVMAALNSHPNIEIRVFNPFGSRQHSMLERTTNLFTQIDAFTRRMHNKAMIADNQLSIVGGRNLGDQYFSASETLQFRDLDVLAAGPVTALVSASFDDYWNSSGAYPLRALNRQNFSPAEINAMRDELRRHWRLYAEPYNAKPLNATPLAAQISRDELGLVWARAEFKVDSPDKINRPDTQYVSPPMHRLAELVQSAQREFLITSPYFVPHDAGVELLGALRARGARVAILTNSLAATDAVAVQAGYSPYRVPLLQRGIELYEFKPLQRRGRARMTGSSSRASLHAKTYVIDREILVIGSMNLDPRSAYLNTELVLVIHSPVLATEVARLFEAATAPEVSYRVTLATPEELAQQRHGATRSPLVWSDEEDGQIRRYNLDPQAGFYRNLLTGLFLLLPVNSQL; the protein is encoded by the coding sequence ATGCCGGTGTTTCGCTGCTTCACCCTGCGCGCCGCTGTGCGCTCCTCCGAGCAACACCTCACACCGGCATGCGTGATCTGGCTTGGCACCCTTGTGCTGCTGCTGAGCGCCTGTGCCAGCCGCCCCCCGGCCAGCGCCTTCGAGCGCTCCGTCACACACGCGCTGTCCACTGCCGCCGCGAACGCCACGCCATTAGGGCGCGCGCTCTCCGCCCCTGAAGCCGCGCATCCCGCCCAGTCGGGTTTCCGCTTGCTGTCCAACGGTGCCGAAGCCTTGCAGATGCGCATTGCGCTAGCCCGTGCCGCGACCCAGACGCTCGATTTGCAGTACTACATCGCCAACGAAGACACCACCGGCAAGCTGCTGCTCGGCACCGCGCTGTATGCCGCAGATCAGGGCGTGCGAGTGCGGATGCTGGTAGATGACCTGAACTTCAAGGACATCGGCCGCGTGATGGCCGCACTCAACTCGCATCCCAACATCGAGATTCGTGTCTTCAATCCGTTTGGCAGCCGGCAGCACAGCATGCTCGAACGGACTACCAATCTCTTCACCCAGATCGACGCCTTCACGCGCCGGATGCACAACAAGGCGATGATCGCGGACAACCAGTTGTCGATTGTCGGTGGGCGCAATCTGGGGGATCAGTACTTCAGCGCAAGCGAAACCCTGCAGTTCCGCGATCTCGATGTCCTGGCGGCAGGGCCGGTCACTGCGCTGGTGTCAGCCAGCTTTGACGACTACTGGAACAGCAGCGGCGCTTATCCGTTACGCGCGCTCAACCGGCAAAACTTCAGCCCCGCTGAAATCAACGCGATGCGCGACGAGCTGCGCCGCCACTGGCGTCTTTACGCGGAGCCCTATAACGCCAAGCCGCTGAACGCCACCCCGCTCGCGGCGCAGATCAGCCGTGACGAACTCGGCCTGGTGTGGGCCCGTGCCGAATTCAAAGTCGATTCGCCCGACAAGATCAATCGTCCTGACACGCAGTACGTCAGCCCGCCGATGCACCGCCTGGCCGAACTGGTGCAAAGTGCGCAGCGCGAGTTTCTGATCACCTCGCCGTATTTCGTCCCGCACGACGCAGGCGTCGAGCTGCTCGGGGCGCTAAGGGCGCGCGGCGCACGCGTCGCTATCCTGACGAATTCGCTGGCAGCCACCGATGCCGTCGCGGTCCAGGCGGGCTACAGCCCCTACCGCGTGCCGCTGCTCCAGCGCGGCATCGAACTCTACGAATTCAAGCCGCTGCAACGGCGCGGCCGGGCCAGGATGACCGGCTCCAGTTCTCGCGCCAGCTTGCATGCCAAAACCTATGTGATCGACCGGGAGATCCTGGTGATCGGTTCGATGAATCTCGATCCACGCTCGGCCTATCTGAATACCGAACTCGTGCTGGTGATCCACAGCCCGGTGCTGGCCACCGAAGTCGCGCGCCTGTTCGAAGCGGCCACGGCCCCGGAAGTCAGCTATCGCGTCACCCTCGCCACGCCGGAAGAGCTCGCGCAGCAACGCCATGGCGCGACCCGCTCGCCGCTGGTCTGGAGCGACGAAGAAGACGGCCAGATACGCCGCTACAACCTCGATCCGCAAGCGGGCTTTTACCGCAACCTGCTAACCGGGCTGTTCCTGCTGCTACCGGTCAATTCGCAGCTCTAA
- a CDS encoding AzlD domain-containing protein: MNYVLLIAGMALITWLIRAAVFVLGERLAFPPLVRTALSFVPVTVLTAIIVPMVVSPHGAGAELNWRNPQLVGALAAMLVSALTRRPLVTIAVGLAVFFAWQGLVLPVLS; this comes from the coding sequence ATGAATTACGTCCTGTTGATTGCTGGCATGGCGCTCATCACCTGGCTAATTCGTGCAGCCGTGTTCGTGCTGGGCGAGCGGCTGGCGTTTCCCCCTCTGGTGCGCACGGCGCTCAGCTTTGTTCCGGTCACCGTGCTGACAGCGATCATCGTGCCGATGGTGGTGTCGCCGCATGGTGCGGGAGCTGAGCTGAACTGGCGCAATCCGCAACTGGTCGGTGCGCTGGCCGCGATGCTGGTGAGCGCCCTCACCCGCCGTCCGTTAGTCACGATTGCAGTTGGGCTCGCGGTGTTTTTCGCGTGGCAAGGCCTGGTGCTGCCGGTACTCAGTTGA
- a CDS encoding CreA family protein: protein MLPLAHSEEIASVNTNFRVTGSDRVVVEAYDDPLVAGVTCYVSRARTGGIKGTLGLAEDPTEASIACRQVGTLRFSSPLKQQAVVFSERMSLIFKALHVVRIVDAKRNTLVYLTYSDRVVTGSAKNSVTAVPVPAETPIPLK from the coding sequence ATGCTGCCGCTCGCACACAGTGAAGAGATCGCCAGCGTCAATACGAATTTCCGCGTCACCGGCTCAGACCGCGTCGTGGTCGAGGCTTACGATGATCCGCTGGTCGCAGGTGTGACCTGTTATGTCTCGCGCGCTCGCACCGGTGGCATCAAGGGCACGCTCGGACTGGCAGAAGATCCAACTGAAGCCTCGATTGCCTGCCGCCAGGTCGGCACGCTGCGCTTTAGCAGCCCGCTCAAGCAGCAAGCAGTGGTGTTCTCCGAGCGCATGTCGTTGATCTTCAAGGCGCTCCATGTGGTGCGCATCGTCGATGCCAAACGCAATACGCTCGTATATCTGACTTATAGCGACCGTGTCGTCACCGGCAGCGCGAAAAATAGTGTCACCGCCGTACCCGTTCCTGCTGAAACGCCCATTCCGCTGAAATAG
- the panS gene encoding ketopantoate/pantoate/pantothenate transporter PanS, with product MLARVTRLFPLWAVLVSLGAYFSPSSVTGITPHVTTLLTLIMLAMGVTLSFADFQRVFTRPAPVAAGIVLHYLVMPLAAWIIAKALRMPPELTAGMVLVGSVASGTASNVIIYLARGDVALSVTISALSTLVGVFATPLLTRLYVDASIAVDVRGMLLSILQIVALPIAAGLVINHLFTRLVRKIEPVLPLVSMVAILLIISAVVGGTQQSIASVGLVVAVGVILHNGIGLLSGYWGGRLLGFDEAVCRTLAIEVGMQNSGLAATLGKLYFTPVAALPGALFSVWHNLSGSLLASRWSSRPAQGSTRPDEAAKANDSSRTPAG from the coding sequence ATGCTTGCCCGGGTTACCCGTCTTTTTCCGCTGTGGGCCGTGCTCGTTTCGCTTGGCGCGTATTTTTCGCCCAGTTCGGTCACCGGCATCACACCGCATGTCACTACGCTCCTGACGCTCATCATGCTGGCGATGGGCGTGACGCTCTCGTTCGCTGATTTTCAGCGTGTCTTTACCCGGCCCGCGCCCGTCGCGGCTGGCATCGTGCTGCATTACCTCGTGATGCCGCTCGCTGCCTGGATCATCGCCAAAGCGCTACGCATGCCGCCTGAACTCACCGCTGGCATGGTGCTGGTCGGCAGTGTCGCCAGCGGCACGGCATCCAACGTCATCATCTATCTGGCGCGCGGCGACGTGGCGCTCTCCGTCACGATCAGCGCGCTCTCAACGCTCGTCGGGGTCTTCGCTACGCCGCTGCTGACGCGGCTCTATGTGGATGCGTCAATTGCCGTCGATGTGCGCGGCATGCTGCTGAGCATCCTGCAGATCGTGGCGCTGCCCATCGCGGCGGGCCTCGTCATCAATCATCTGTTTACCCGCCTGGTACGCAAGATCGAGCCCGTACTGCCACTGGTTTCGATGGTGGCAATCCTGTTGATTATTTCGGCGGTAGTGGGCGGCACGCAGCAGAGCATCGCCTCGGTTGGTCTGGTGGTCGCCGTCGGCGTGATCTTGCATAACGGCATTGGCCTGCTGAGCGGCTATTGGGGCGGACGTCTGCTTGGCTTCGACGAAGCGGTCTGCCGCACCCTGGCGATCGAAGTCGGTATGCAAAATTCCGGCCTCGCCGCCACGCTCGGCAAGCTGTATTTCACCCCGGTCGCCGCCCTGCCTGGCGCATTGTTCTCGGTCTGGCACAACCTGTCGGGCTCGCTGCTCGCCAGCCGCTGGTCCAGCCGCCCGGCGCAAGGTTCAACCCGGCCAGATGAGGCGGCGAAGGCCAACGACTCCTCTCGAACGCCAGCCGGATAA
- a CDS encoding sodium:proton antiporter, which yields MKRPDAWAGIALAVALVCWPQLASAAALDGAMLSAWWGVPFAGILLSIAVFPLIAPALWHHHYGKIAAAWGVAFLLPFALVYGAGPALGTLIHAMLEEYLPFIILLTALYTVAGGICVRGNLHGTPRVNTALLALGTVLASIMGTTGAAMLLIRPLLRANDNRKHVVHVVVFFIFLVANVGGSLSPIGDPPLFLGFLNGISFFWTTVHLALPMLFVSGVLLVLFYALDSYYFHRREEEGSRFLDPTPDTPALGIDGKINFVLLGAAIALVLMSGFWKPGVSFEVYGTSVALQNVVRDVGLIGVTLLSLVLTQRSAREGNAFTWGPIEEVAKLFAGIFITIAPVIMILRAGEAGAFALITRLVTDPSGNPSNPAYFWATGLLSSFLDNAPTYLVFFHLAGGNAQALMTTGASTLVAISAGAVFMGANTYIGNAPNFMVKAIAESRGIRMPSFFGYMAWSGAVLIPLFLATHWLFI from the coding sequence ATGAAACGACCTGACGCGTGGGCGGGCATCGCGCTCGCCGTGGCACTCGTGTGCTGGCCTCAACTGGCGAGCGCTGCGGCGCTTGATGGCGCGATGTTATCGGCATGGTGGGGTGTGCCATTTGCCGGGATTTTGCTCTCGATCGCGGTGTTTCCGCTGATTGCTCCGGCGCTGTGGCATCACCATTACGGCAAGATCGCAGCGGCATGGGGCGTGGCGTTTTTGCTGCCATTCGCGCTGGTGTATGGTGCGGGCCCGGCACTAGGCACGCTGATCCACGCGATGCTCGAAGAGTACCTGCCATTCATCATCTTGCTGACCGCGCTGTATACGGTCGCCGGCGGCATCTGCGTGCGCGGCAATCTGCATGGCACGCCACGCGTCAACACGGCGCTGCTCGCGCTGGGCACGGTGCTCGCCAGCATCATGGGCACGACGGGCGCGGCGATGCTGTTGATCCGCCCGCTGCTGCGCGCCAACGACAACCGCAAACACGTCGTGCACGTGGTGGTGTTCTTTATCTTCCTGGTGGCCAATGTGGGGGGCTCGCTGTCACCGATTGGCGACCCGCCGCTATTCCTCGGGTTTCTGAATGGCATCAGTTTTTTCTGGACCACGGTTCATCTCGCGCTGCCGATGCTGTTCGTCAGCGGTGTGCTGCTGGTGCTGTTTTATGCGCTTGATTCGTATTATTTCCACCGGCGCGAAGAAGAGGGCTCGCGTTTTCTGGACCCGACACCCGATACCCCTGCGCTTGGCATCGACGGCAAGATCAATTTCGTGCTGCTGGGGGCCGCGATCGCGCTGGTGCTGATGAGCGGGTTCTGGAAACCCGGGGTTTCGTTCGAGGTCTACGGCACCTCCGTCGCGCTGCAAAACGTGGTGCGCGATGTGGGGCTGATCGGCGTGACGCTGTTGTCGCTGGTTCTGACGCAGCGTTCCGCGCGTGAGGGCAACGCGTTCACATGGGGCCCGATTGAGGAAGTGGCCAAGCTGTTCGCCGGTATTTTCATCACGATTGCGCCGGTCATCATGATCTTGCGCGCGGGCGAAGCCGGTGCGTTCGCACTCATCACGCGTCTGGTGACGGACCCCTCTGGCAACCCCAGCAATCCTGCGTATTTCTGGGCGACGGGTCTGCTGTCATCGTTTCTCGACAACGCGCCAACCTATCTGGTGTTTTTCCATCTGGCGGGCGGAAACGCGCAAGCGCTGATGACCACGGGGGCTAGCACCCTGGTGGCGATTTCGGCGGGCGCGGTGTTTATGGGCGCGAACACTTATATCGGCAACGCCCCTAATTTCATGGTGAAAGCGATTGCTGAGTCACGTGGCATTCGCATGCCGAGCTTCTTTGGCTATATGGCCTGGTCGGGCGCGGTGTTGATTCCGCTGTTTCTGGCCACACACTGGCTGTTCATTTAA
- a CDS encoding RNA-binding S4 domain-containing protein, whose translation MPNLHFTLTGDYVELHNLLKLTGLADSGGSAKLLVAAGEVKVDGQTERRKTCKIRTGQVVLLGDTRIAVQEGPAPS comes from the coding sequence ATGCCTAACCTTCATTTCACGCTAACTGGCGATTACGTCGAACTACATAACCTGCTCAAGCTGACCGGTCTCGCTGACAGCGGCGGGTCAGCCAAGCTGCTGGTGGCAGCAGGTGAGGTCAAGGTCGATGGCCAAACCGAACGACGTAAAACCTGCAAGATCCGCACCGGCCAAGTCGTGCTGCTGGGCGATACCCGCATCGCGGTTCAGGAAGGCCCAGCGCCCAGTTGA
- the fdxA gene encoding ferredoxin FdxA: protein MTHVVTESCIKCRYTDCVDVCPVDCFREGPNFLAIDPDECIDCAVCVAECPVNAIYAEEDVPGDQQDFIVLNADLAKGWPSITKTKAPLPEAEEFKDVTAKLALLER, encoded by the coding sequence ATGACTCACGTTGTGACCGAAAGCTGCATCAAGTGCCGCTATACCGACTGCGTTGATGTTTGCCCGGTGGATTGCTTCCGCGAAGGCCCGAACTTCCTTGCCATCGACCCCGACGAATGCATCGACTGCGCCGTGTGCGTCGCCGAATGCCCGGTGAACGCGATTTACGCCGAAGAAGACGTGCCAGGCGACCAGCAGGATTTCATTGTGCTAAACGCCGATCTGGCCAAAGGCTGGCCAAGCATCACCAAGACCAAAGCCCCGCTGCCGGAAGCCGAAGAGTTCAAGGACGTCACCGCCAAGCTCGCACTGCTCGAACGTTAA
- a CDS encoding MATE family efflux transporter, whose translation MSHTLTRPPTYVRHAVDTTRLAAPLAIAQLSQMAMGVTDTILLGSLGPDALAAGGLSANLFFVVVTLLQGVLTSVSVTVSHARGAQAEGRVPHIYWTGLVLSVLLSIPAFALLSFATPILLALGEPPLLAHNIGEYCAVLRWGTLGSLIGIGLMRSFLPAIGAAKRLLWVSLAGVGVNAFLNYGLIHGKFGLPHMGFLGSAMATMITIWLTAIVLVAWLHLRPRYRHYVTAQRPSMQMMGELFSLGWPVAITYGVEALLFLATGLMVGLLGETSLAAHQIVLNIASVAFMVPLAIGQAANVRVGYWAGAGQPLAARHAGFVAIGLGVAFMGLSGFVMIVAPHTIVGLYLNPDKASNASTIALANSLLAVAAIFQIVDGVQTVASGCLRGLKDTRVPMLAATLGYWGIGFPTGYLLAFHFGLGPRGLWWGLAAGLASVALLMTVRFHRKSQRLLPVVAGRLG comes from the coding sequence ATGTCTCATACCCTCACTCGGCCTCCCACCTATGTGCGCCATGCAGTCGACACCACGCGGCTCGCAGCGCCGCTGGCCATCGCGCAACTGTCGCAGATGGCCATGGGCGTCACCGACACCATCCTGCTCGGCTCACTCGGCCCTGATGCCCTGGCAGCAGGCGGCCTGAGCGCGAATCTCTTTTTCGTCGTGGTCACGCTGCTGCAAGGCGTGTTGACCTCGGTCAGCGTCACGGTCTCGCATGCACGCGGCGCGCAGGCTGAAGGACGCGTGCCGCATATCTACTGGACCGGGCTGGTGCTGTCAGTGTTGCTGTCGATCCCCGCGTTCGCACTGCTGTCCTTCGCCACGCCGATTCTGCTGGCGTTGGGTGAGCCGCCACTGCTGGCGCACAACATCGGCGAATACTGCGCTGTGCTGCGCTGGGGCACGCTGGGCAGCCTGATCGGGATTGGCCTGATGCGCTCGTTTTTGCCCGCGATTGGGGCGGCAAAGCGCCTGCTGTGGGTTTCGCTCGCCGGGGTCGGGGTCAACGCGTTTCTGAACTATGGCCTGATCCATGGCAAGTTCGGCTTGCCGCACATGGGTTTCCTGGGCTCGGCGATGGCCACGATGATTACGATCTGGCTCACGGCGATCGTGCTGGTGGCCTGGCTGCATCTGCGGCCACGTTATCGTCATTACGTCACGGCGCAACGGCCCAGCATGCAAATGATGGGCGAGCTGTTCAGCCTCGGTTGGCCGGTCGCTATTACCTACGGCGTCGAAGCGCTGCTGTTTCTCGCCACTGGCCTGATGGTCGGATTGCTAGGCGAAACCTCGCTCGCCGCCCACCAGATCGTGCTGAACATCGCCTCAGTGGCCTTCATGGTGCCGCTCGCCATCGGCCAGGCGGCGAACGTGCGGGTGGGCTACTGGGCCGGCGCGGGCCAGCCTCTGGCGGCGCGCCATGCCGGATTTGTCGCCATCGGGCTTGGCGTGGCGTTCATGGGGCTCTCGGGCTTCGTGATGATCGTTGCGCCGCACACCATCGTCGGGCTCTATCTCAATCCTGACAAAGCGTCGAATGCGTCCACGATTGCGCTGGCCAATTCGTTGCTAGCCGTGGCTGCAATTTTCCAGATCGTCGACGGCGTGCAGACAGTCGCCTCGGGTTGCCTGCGTGGCTTGAAAGACACCCGGGTGCCGATGCTCGCGGCGACGCTCGGTTACTGGGGCATCGGCTTTCCCACCGGTTATCTGCTGGCGTTTCATTTCGGCTTGGGGCCGCGCGGGCTGTGGTGGGGGCTGGCGGCTGGTTTAGCCAGTGTCGCGCTGCTGATGACGGTGCGCTTTCATCGTAAAAGCCAGCGGCTGCTTCCGGTTGTAGCGGGGCGGTTGGGGTAG
- the pncB gene encoding nicotinate phosphoribosyltransferase translates to MMITSLLDTDLYKFTMMQVVLHHFPAANVEYRFRCRTPNVDLVPYIGEIRDEVRKLCQLRFSAAELDYLRAMRFIKSDFIDFLALFHLNEAAVSITPSAKGNGEIEIDIKGPWLHTILFEIPLLAIVNEVYFRHTQQQPDYSEGRERLVEKIALLGARPEFADCKIADYGTRRRFSRRWHDEVVRTLKAGLGEQFAGTSNVFYAMQHGLTPLGTMAHEYLQACQALGPRLRDSQIFGFEVWAKEYRGDLGIALSDVYGMQAFLRDFDMYFCKLFDGARHDSGDPFDWGERLLSHYEANRCDPRTKVLVFSDALDIPKVIQLYERFRGRCKLAFGVGTNLTNDLGYQPLQIVIKMVRCNGQPVAKLSDSPGKNMCDDQAYLAYLRQVFGITTPAEPVA, encoded by the coding sequence ATAATGATTACTTCGCTGCTCGATACCGACTTGTACAAGTTCACGATGATGCAAGTTGTCCTGCATCATTTTCCCGCGGCGAATGTTGAATATCGCTTCCGTTGCCGTACTCCCAACGTTGATCTGGTGCCCTATATCGGCGAAATCCGCGACGAAGTGCGCAAGCTATGCCAGTTGCGCTTCAGCGCCGCAGAACTCGATTACCTCAGGGCCATGCGCTTTATCAAAAGCGATTTCATTGATTTTCTGGCCTTGTTTCACCTGAATGAAGCCGCAGTGTCGATTACGCCATCGGCGAAAGGCAATGGCGAAATCGAGATTGATATCAAAGGGCCGTGGCTGCATACGATCCTGTTTGAAATTCCGCTGCTGGCGATCGTCAATGAGGTGTATTTCCGGCATACGCAGCAACAGCCGGATTACAGCGAAGGGCGTGAGCGTCTCGTGGAAAAAATTGCGCTGCTGGGCGCGCGTCCTGAGTTCGCTGACTGCAAGATTGCCGATTACGGCACCCGCCGGCGTTTTTCGCGGCGCTGGCACGATGAAGTGGTTCGCACGCTCAAGGCTGGGCTGGGCGAGCAGTTTGCCGGCACCAGCAATGTTTTTTATGCGATGCAGCATGGCCTTACGCCACTGGGCACGATGGCACACGAATATCTCCAGGCGTGCCAGGCATTAGGCCCCCGGCTGCGCGATTCGCAGATTTTCGGCTTCGAGGTGTGGGCCAAGGAATATCGCGGCGACCTTGGCATCGCGTTATCGGATGTCTACGGTATGCAGGCGTTTTTGCGCGATTTCGACATGTACTTTTGCAAGCTGTTTGATGGCGCGCGGCACGATTCCGGCGATCCTTTCGATTGGGGCGAGCGGCTTTTGAGCCACTACGAAGCGAACCGCTGCGATCCGCGCACCAAAGTGCTGGTGTTTTCTGATGCGCTGGATATTCCGAAGGTGATTCAGCTCTATGAGCGTTTTCGCGGGCGTTGCAAGCTCGCATTCGGCGTGGGCACGAACCTGACGAACGACCTCGGCTATCAGCCGTTGCAGATCGTCATCAAGATGGTGCGCTGCAACGGCCAGCCGGTGGCGAAACTGTCCGATTCGCCGGGCAAAAACATGTGCGATGACCAGGCGTATCTGGCTTATCTGCGCCAGGTTTTTGGCATCACCACGCCAGCGGAGCCCGTCGCATAA
- a CDS encoding AzlC family ABC transporter permease produces the protein MLVGAAPFGMIFGTLVASGPLHLWQGQLMSLAVFAGSAQFIALGLIASHASFAVILATTLVINLRHVLYSATLSPYVAHLPMRWRWALGGLLTDEVFAVAWAHYRRHPPGPVSPYYFLGSGISMYLNWQIWTLAGLLFGAAFPGLQSLGLDFAMVATFIAIVVPQLVALRYIAAASTAGALAFFWQAWPYKLGLLAAVLAGVIVGVVLSWPRATRPVTPEIPS, from the coding sequence ATGCTCGTTGGTGCCGCACCGTTTGGCATGATCTTCGGCACCCTCGTCGCCTCGGGGCCGCTGCATCTATGGCAAGGGCAGTTGATGTCGCTCGCGGTATTCGCGGGCTCGGCTCAGTTCATCGCGCTCGGTCTGATCGCCAGTCATGCCAGCTTCGCCGTGATCCTCGCCACCACGCTGGTGATTAACCTGCGCCATGTGCTGTACAGCGCAACGCTCTCGCCTTATGTCGCACATTTGCCGATGCGCTGGCGCTGGGCCCTCGGCGGGCTGCTCACCGATGAGGTATTCGCCGTCGCCTGGGCTCACTACCGGCGGCATCCGCCTGGCCCGGTCAGCCCGTACTATTTCCTGGGCTCGGGCATCTCGATGTATCTCAACTGGCAAATCTGGACGCTCGCTGGCCTGCTGTTCGGGGCAGCGTTCCCGGGGCTGCAGTCACTCGGGCTGGATTTTGCCATGGTGGCCACCTTCATCGCCATTGTGGTGCCGCAACTCGTCGCCTTGCGCTATATCGCTGCCGCCAGCACGGCAGGTGCGCTGGCGTTCTTCTGGCAGGCGTGGCCGTACAAGCTCGGGCTGCTGGCTGCCGTGCTGGCAGGTGTGATCGTCGGCGTTGTGCTGTCCTGGCCACGCGCTACTCGTCCCGTCACGCCGGAGATCCCCTCATGA
- a CDS encoding LutC/YkgG family protein, with protein MNSSTARRNILARIRAAQGRAAQPSDAEREQVADYLARHPAGPRPTLPDDLLERFCDEAQKMSTTIAAVDTLGEAPAAIQHYLVQAGLPTRAIAWQTLMDLPWHEAGLSVEFRPPEDGDLVGITGCFCATAETGTLVLLSGPQTWASAALLPETHLALVPASRIVAGHEEAFSLIRAEQGDLPRAVNFVSGPSRTGDIEQTIVLGAHGPYRVHVIVVRGA; from the coding sequence ATGAATTCATCCACCGCGCGGCGCAATATTCTGGCGCGCATTCGCGCCGCCCAGGGGCGTGCGGCGCAACCCTCTGACGCTGAGCGTGAACAGGTTGCCGACTATCTGGCACGCCATCCCGCTGGTCCGCGCCCCACATTGCCGGACGATCTGCTGGAACGTTTTTGCGACGAAGCGCAAAAGATGTCCACTACGATTGCCGCCGTCGATACCCTGGGCGAAGCACCGGCGGCCATCCAGCACTACCTGGTGCAAGCGGGCCTGCCGACGCGGGCCATCGCATGGCAAACCCTGATGGATTTGCCATGGCATGAAGCGGGTCTCAGCGTCGAATTCCGTCCGCCTGAAGATGGCGATCTGGTTGGCATCACCGGGTGCTTCTGCGCGACGGCCGAAACCGGCACGCTAGTGCTACTCTCTGGACCCCAAACTTGGGCTTCGGCGGCCTTGCTGCCAGAAACTCACCTGGCGCTCGTGCCTGCTTCGCGGATTGTCGCGGGGCACGAAGAAGCGTTCAGCCTGATCCGCGCCGAGCAAGGTGATTTGCCGCGTGCTGTCAATTTTGTCTCGGGCCCGTCACGCACGGGCGATATCGAACAGACCATCGTGCTGGGAGCCCATGGGCCTTACCGGGTTCATGTGATTGTGGTGCGCGGCGCGTGA
- a CDS encoding DUF4088 family protein, which yields MGQITLSLKDEIITSLRKDFEAFVRVSLKLDAQFATPSFEDFLRAKLLDNMVPLTEHAVQRMLQGGHYAWAKRTLDKEFPDIVTILMRQAGEFGFGFAARSEWTPEMLSQHCQEWAAAIVNEAQAEATLIEPLAAQIKHSVQDIQALEESMQTPAWRLSEALRQRVYEARVGCETSVGSTAREKLGELRGLLRLGVAHGLFQKQEAQQVMEYLRLLKPEIFIEEPYDIFTRLAAWLRQLFTAPAPANPR from the coding sequence ATGGGCCAGATCACCCTGTCACTCAAAGACGAAATCATTACGTCGCTCCGCAAGGACTTCGAGGCTTTTGTGCGCGTCTCGCTCAAGCTCGATGCGCAATTCGCCACACCGTCGTTCGAAGATTTTCTGCGCGCCAAACTGCTGGATAACATGGTGCCGCTCACCGAGCATGCGGTGCAGCGCATGCTGCAAGGGGGCCACTATGCGTGGGCCAAGCGGACGCTCGACAAAGAATTCCCGGATATCGTCACGATCCTGATGCGCCAGGCAGGCGAGTTTGGCTTTGGCTTTGCCGCGCGCTCGGAGTGGACCCCTGAGATGCTCAGCCAGCACTGTCAGGAGTGGGCCGCGGCGATTGTCAATGAGGCGCAGGCGGAAGCCACGCTGATCGAACCGCTGGCGGCCCAGATCAAGCATTCCGTACAAGACATCCAGGCGCTGGAGGAAAGCATGCAAACCCCCGCCTGGCGGCTCTCGGAAGCGCTGCGCCAGCGCGTGTATGAAGCCCGCGTGGGATGCGAAACCAGCGTAGGCAGCACCGCCCGCGAAAAACTCGGGGAATTGCGCGGCCTGCTACGTCTGGGGGTGGCGCACGGCTTGTTCCAGAAGCAGGAAGCGCAGCAGGTGATGGAATATCTGCGGCTGCTCAAGCCCGAAATTTTTATCGAAGAGCCTTACGACATCTTCACGCGGCTGGCCGCGTGGCTACGGCAGTTATTCACCGCGCCGGCCCCGGCGAATCCGCGTTAG